In the Mytilus trossulus isolate FHL-02 chromosome 1, PNRI_Mtr1.1.1.hap1, whole genome shotgun sequence genome, one interval contains:
- the LOC134707523 gene encoding globin-like encodes MSENGTNELLSEEEETAVKESWTVIWNDKTTNGIKIFVKLFTLYPDAINRFKDFNGLTLEEVKVHKKLRVHALSVVYGLKSFIDNLDDVETLVELVKKNASNHVERKVTETQIMWLKPIFIDILEEIMGDEMTDVHRTAWNKLFNAIQSLWKQEQDSVVEQQTEAS; translated from the exons ATGTCTGAAAACGGTACAAACGAATTATTATCTGAAGAAGAGGAAACTGCTGTAAAGGAAAGTTGGACTGTTATCTGGAATGACAAAACGACCAAtggaatcaaaatatttgtcaa ATTATTTACGTTGTACCCTGATGCAATAAACAGGTTTAAAGACTTCAACGGTTTAACCCTCGAAGAAGTAAAAGTACACAAAAAGTTGCGTGTCCATGCATTGTCAGTCGTATACGGCCTAAAATCATTTATAGACAACCTGGATGACGTGGAAACACTAGTAGAGCTGGTAAAGAAAAATGCCAGTAATCATGTTGAAAGGAAAGTTACTGAAACACAAATCATG tGGTTGAAACctatatttatagatattttggAAGAAATTATGGGTGACGAAATGACAGATGTTCATAGAACTGCATGGAATAAACTATTCAATGCTATACAATCATTGTGGAAACAAGAACAAGATAGTGTCGTAGAGCAACAAACAGAAGCATCGTGA